The Synechococcus sp. M16.1 genome includes the window ATTTGCACGGCGAGGGCAAGCCGCCGTTGCTGCCCGCCGCTCAGCCGTTCTGGCGCCGTTGTGGAGGCGATGGTGTCGAGGCCAACCCGTTCGAGCACGCTCTGTTCGCGCTCATGACCGAGCCGCCGATGCCCCAGCCGCAGTTCCTGAGCCACGCTCAGCCCGAGGAAGTGGCGCTCAGGAAACTGGAAAACGATGCCGCAAAGCCAGCGCAGCTGCCGTCGTTTCACTGCGCTGCCGTTCCAGCGGATGCTGCCGGATGTGGCTGATGCCAGGCCACTGATGATTTCCAGTAGCGATGTCTTTCCGGATCCACTGGCGCCAGCAATCAGCAGCGGCCGTCCTTTCTGCGTCTGAAAACCGACGCCGTCGAGGATGGGGGCACCGGCAGTCGCAGGTGCATAGGTGATTCCTGAGAGCTCGAGCATGCGTTCAGCTTGAACGATGATGACGGTGTCGCGATGGCCCCATGGACATTCGTTTTCGTGAAGTCGATCCCTTCAATTGCTGGTTGTGGATCCGTTTTTCGGAACCCCCCAGTCAGGGGGAACGGAATTACGTCGATGGTGTCTTCGACAGCTGGTATGTGATCGGGCGTTTGGGCGGCTTCAACGCAGAAAACCTGCAGGTGCATGACGCGGGCTCCGATCTCAGTTGGATGACCTACGACAACGATGGGGCTGAGTCGGCGATGCCAGCCCTGATGCACAACATGGGGCAGCTCGAATACCAGAACGACTGGGGACGTTGCTGGGTTGATCTCGGTACGTCGGATGGAGTTGCCATCGATGTTCTGATCAATGCCTTGCGTCAACTGGACTCCGACGTGGTCCAGATCGAAGAGCTGGTCGTTGGTGGGGTCAATGAGAATTGGCCGGTTGAAGACCATCCCGACAGTGTTTTCCCTGCAGGTGGCTGAACGCCGGCGCTTGCTTCTGTCGTCGGATCGCCTGGAGCAGGGTGGATCGGTTCTGCTCAACTCCGAAGAGCAGCACTATCTGCGGAGAGTGTTGCGTCTGCGCTGTGGCGAGCAGGTGGATC containing:
- a CDS encoding ABC transporter ATP-binding protein; the encoded protein is MLELSGITYAPATAGAPILDGVGFQTQKGRPLLIAGASGSGKTSLLEIISGLASATSGSIRWNGSAVKRRQLRWLCGIVFQFPERHFLGLSVAQELRLGHRRLGHEREQSVLERVGLDTIASTTAPERLSGGQQRRLALAVQMLRGAEVLLLDEPTAGLDWSVRRDVLDLLAGLAREQVLIVVTHEPELFQDWDCQRLRLQGGRLEPMTTLP
- a CDS encoding DUF3531 family protein, coding for MDIRFREVDPFNCWLWIRFSEPPSQGERNYVDGVFDSWYVIGRLGGFNAENLQVHDAGSDLSWMTYDNDGAESAMPALMHNMGQLEYQNDWGRCWVDLGTSDGVAIDVLINALRQLDSDVVQIEELVVGGVNENWPVEDHPDSVFPAGG